The following are encoded in a window of Phreatobacter oligotrophus genomic DNA:
- a CDS encoding tetratricopeptide repeat protein produces the protein MRVAVAATLLTGALPVAQALAFDGQPAGDARSALDAFRAYGRALRDGRTDDAVSALQYAASGGHAASAWRLGRMYMEGDGVARSDLKAFETFRQITITRRDEGPNSPDARFISSAFVAMGNYLVEGIPNTYVRPDPSKAVELYFYAASTFGDADGQFRLGRMMLEGKGTQRDPRQAARWLQLAAQKSHHQAQAVLGHMLFTGRDVPRAAPRGLMFLTLAKESANENETWIADMYEEAMRQASDDERGVALRMVEAWIKTVRR, from the coding sequence ATGCGCGTCGCCGTTGCCGCGACGCTGCTCACCGGGGCTCTCCCGGTGGCGCAGGCGCTTGCCTTCGACGGCCAGCCGGCCGGCGACGCGCGCTCGGCGCTCGACGCCTTCCGCGCCTATGGCCGGGCGCTGCGCGACGGCCGCACCGACGATGCCGTATCGGCCCTCCAGTATGCCGCGAGCGGCGGCCATGCCGCCTCCGCCTGGCGCCTGGGGCGCATGTACATGGAGGGCGACGGCGTCGCCCGCTCCGATCTCAAGGCCTTCGAGACCTTCCGCCAGATCACCATCACCCGCCGCGACGAGGGTCCCAACTCGCCCGACGCGCGCTTCATTTCCTCGGCCTTCGTGGCCATGGGCAACTACCTCGTCGAGGGCATTCCGAACACCTATGTGCGTCCGGACCCGTCCAAGGCGGTGGAGCTCTATTTCTATGCCGCCTCGACCTTCGGCGATGCCGATGGCCAGTTCCGGCTCGGCCGCATGATGCTGGAAGGCAAGGGTACCCAGCGCGATCCGCGCCAGGCCGCCCGCTGGCTGCAGCTCGCCGCGCAGAAGAGCCACCACCAGGCGCAGGCCGTGCTCGGCCACATGCTGTTCACCGGCCGCGACGTGCCGCGCGCCGCCCCGCGTGGCCTCATGTTCCTGACGCTCGCCAAGGAATCGGCGAACGAGAACGAGACCTGGATCGCCGACATGTACGAGGAGGCCATGCGTCAGGCCTCGGACGACGAGCGCGGCGTGGCCTTGCGCATGGTCGAGGCCTGGATCAAGACCGTTCGCCGATGA
- a CDS encoding cytochrome P450, translated as MTAADGALFTPEVLSHPVEPLGLLRFLRRLVDNPLATWPQAVFEEKTLEVPFGKRGLLFVMDPPLVDEVLVGIAAAFPKAPIIRRTIGPAVGDDSIFTAEGAAWRWQRRAASPPFRHGTILSFLPAFTASAITTVDRLGASSGDTVDMAEAMMETTFDVIVETMLSGRTRFDTKRFGEEISRYFDTVGWIAAYTTLRLPDWLPYPGRRRAMAGNRFLRAEMARVIAERRIAPSPVPDLLDALIAATDPEDGRAMTDAELADNLLTFVVAGHETTALALTWALWLIGHAPAVEARLLDEVERVVGAGPVEAAHIEGLAYTKQVIQEAMRLYPPAPIIPRIAAEDVTLGDRQLAKGTPVYIPVYAVHRHKLIWDHPAAFDPDRFAPEKARQLHRGAYLPFGAGPRICIGAAFAQIEAVAILATLIRSLRFVPLPGHRPMPTTRLTLRPEGGMPMRVERR; from the coding sequence ATGACGGCGGCGGACGGCGCGCTGTTCACGCCCGAGGTCCTGAGCCATCCGGTGGAGCCCTTGGGGCTTCTCCGGTTCCTGCGCCGCCTCGTCGACAATCCGCTCGCCACCTGGCCTCAGGCAGTGTTCGAGGAGAAGACCCTCGAAGTGCCCTTCGGCAAGCGTGGCCTGCTCTTCGTCATGGACCCGCCGCTGGTCGACGAGGTGCTGGTCGGCATAGCCGCCGCCTTCCCCAAGGCGCCGATCATCCGCCGCACGATCGGCCCCGCGGTGGGCGATGACTCCATCTTCACCGCCGAGGGCGCCGCCTGGCGCTGGCAGCGCCGCGCCGCCTCGCCGCCGTTCCGGCACGGAACGATCCTGTCCTTCCTGCCGGCCTTCACCGCCTCCGCCATTACCACGGTCGACCGCCTCGGGGCCTCGTCCGGCGACACGGTCGACATGGCCGAGGCGATGATGGAGACGACTTTCGACGTCATCGTCGAGACCATGCTGTCAGGCCGCACCCGCTTCGACACCAAGCGTTTCGGCGAGGAAATCTCCCGCTATTTCGACACGGTCGGCTGGATCGCCGCCTATACGACGCTGCGACTGCCGGACTGGCTGCCCTATCCGGGGCGTCGGCGGGCCATGGCCGGTAACCGCTTCCTGCGCGCCGAGATGGCGCGGGTGATCGCCGAGCGCCGAATCGCCCCGAGCCCCGTCCCCGATCTTCTCGACGCGCTGATCGCCGCGACTGATCCGGAAGACGGGCGCGCCATGACCGATGCGGAGCTTGCGGACAATCTCCTCACCTTCGTCGTCGCCGGCCACGAGACCACGGCGTTGGCCCTGACCTGGGCGCTCTGGCTCATCGGCCACGCGCCGGCGGTCGAGGCGCGGCTTCTCGACGAGGTGGAGCGTGTCGTCGGGGCTGGGCCGGTCGAGGCCGCCCATATCGAGGGGCTCGCCTATACGAAGCAGGTGATCCAGGAGGCCATGCGGCTCTATCCGCCGGCGCCGATCATTCCCCGCATCGCGGCGGAGGATGTCACGCTCGGCGACAGGCAGCTCGCCAAGGGCACGCCGGTCTACATTCCGGTCTACGCCGTTCACCGCCACAAGCTCATCTGGGACCATCCGGCGGCCTTCGATCCCGACCGCTTTGCCCCCGAGAAGGCACGACAGCTCCACCGCGGCGCCTATCTGCCCTTCGGCGCGGGCCCGCGCATCTGCATCGGCGCGGCCTTCGCCCAGATCGAGGCAGTGGCGATCCTGGCGACCCTCATCCGGTCCTTGCGCTTCGTGCCGCTTCCCGGCCACAGGCCCATGCCGACGACGCGGCTGACGCTGCGTCCCGAGGGTGGCATGCCGATGCGGGTGGAGCGCCGTTAG
- a CDS encoding valine--tRNA ligase yields MLEKTYSPKDIEARIAAAWEAAEAFRAGRPDRAGADPYCIVIPPPNVTGSLHMGHALNNTLQDVLCRYWRLNGRDVLWQPGTDHAGIATQLVVSRQLAEKQIQMRDLGREKFLEKVWEWKAESGGTIVNQLKRLGASCDWSRERFTMDEGLSKAVIKVFVDLHKAGLIYRDKRLVNWDPEFQSAISDLEVDSLEVKGNLWHFKYPLKDDPTQFITVATTRPETMLGDTAVAVHPDDERYKHLIGKMVVLPLVGREIPIVGDTYSDPEKGSGAVKITPAHDFNDFEVGKRHNLELINIFDASAVVNENAPEAYRGLPRFEARKKVVADLEALGLVEKIEPHTHMVPHAQRGGAVVEPWLTEQWYVDAATLAKPALEAVRKGETRFVPERFAGDYFRWLENIQPWCISRQLWWGHQIPAWYAEDGTIFVAASEAEAQTQADAQFGRAGVPLTRDPDVLDTWFSSGLWPFSTLGWPDETPELKRFYPTATLVTGFDIIFFWVARMMMLGLQFMGEKPFSDVVIHGLVRDDKGRKMSKTLGNVVDPLGLIDEFGADALRFALVAQASQGSDVKFARSRVEGYRNFATKLWNAARFAEMNECRRVEGFDPRAVKTTLAKWIVGETAKAVAETAAAIEAYKYNEAAGAAYRFVWNIFCDWFLEFAKPIFTGTDEAAKAEVRAATAWTLDQILKLLHPFMPFITEELWTVTGEAGPARASVLALADWPALDGLVDPDAEAEIGWLVDAISAIRSVRAEMNVAPATQVPLVLIAPSDKTTAVSGRYGDLLNRLARLSGISSAGEAPAGSVQLVVRGETLALPMAGLIDVAAERTRLAKALKEAEGDIARCDGKLNNANFMARAAEDVIAEQHEKRAEAVERKASIETALLRLTALG; encoded by the coding sequence ATGCTCGAGAAGACCTATTCGCCGAAGGACATCGAGGCCCGCATCGCCGCCGCCTGGGAGGCCGCCGAGGCCTTCCGCGCCGGCCGTCCGGATCGCGCCGGCGCCGATCCCTATTGCATCGTCATCCCGCCGCCGAACGTCACCGGCTCGCTGCACATGGGCCACGCGCTCAACAACACGCTGCAGGACGTGCTGTGCCGCTACTGGCGCCTCAACGGCCGCGACGTGCTCTGGCAACCGGGCACCGACCATGCCGGCATCGCCACGCAGCTCGTCGTCTCGCGGCAGCTCGCCGAGAAGCAGATCCAGATGCGCGACCTCGGGCGCGAGAAGTTCCTGGAGAAGGTCTGGGAGTGGAAGGCCGAGAGCGGCGGCACCATCGTCAACCAGCTGAAGCGGCTGGGCGCCTCCTGCGACTGGTCGCGCGAGCGCTTCACCATGGACGAGGGCCTGTCGAAGGCCGTCATCAAGGTCTTTGTCGACCTGCACAAGGCGGGCCTCATCTACCGCGACAAGCGCCTGGTGAACTGGGATCCGGAGTTCCAGTCGGCGATCTCCGACCTCGAGGTGGATTCGCTCGAGGTGAAGGGCAACCTCTGGCACTTCAAATATCCGCTGAAGGACGACCCGACCCAGTTCATCACGGTGGCGACGACGCGCCCCGAGACCATGCTGGGCGACACGGCGGTCGCCGTGCATCCTGACGACGAGCGCTACAAGCACCTCATCGGCAAGATGGTGGTGCTGCCGCTGGTCGGCCGCGAGATCCCCATTGTCGGCGACACCTATTCCGATCCGGAGAAGGGGTCGGGCGCGGTGAAGATCACCCCGGCCCACGACTTCAACGACTTCGAGGTGGGCAAGCGCCACAACCTCGAGCTGATCAACATCTTCGACGCCTCGGCGGTGGTGAACGAGAACGCGCCGGAGGCCTATCGCGGCCTGCCGCGTTTCGAGGCCCGCAAGAAGGTCGTCGCGGACCTCGAGGCGCTCGGCCTCGTCGAGAAGATCGAGCCGCACACCCACATGGTGCCGCATGCCCAGCGCGGCGGCGCGGTGGTCGAGCCCTGGCTGACCGAGCAGTGGTATGTGGATGCCGCAACGCTGGCCAAGCCGGCGCTGGAGGCGGTCCGCAAGGGCGAGACGCGCTTCGTGCCGGAGCGCTTCGCGGGCGACTATTTCCGCTGGCTGGAGAACATCCAGCCCTGGTGCATCTCGCGCCAGCTCTGGTGGGGCCACCAGATCCCGGCCTGGTATGCCGAAGACGGCACGATCTTCGTTGCCGCCAGCGAGGCCGAGGCGCAGACGCAGGCCGATGCGCAGTTCGGCCGGGCAGGGGTGCCGCTCACCCGCGACCCCGACGTGCTCGACACCTGGTTCTCCTCGGGCCTGTGGCCCTTCTCGACGCTGGGCTGGCCGGATGAGACGCCGGAGCTGAAGCGCTTCTACCCGACCGCGACGCTCGTCACCGGCTTCGACATCATCTTCTTCTGGGTCGCCCGCATGATGATGCTGGGCCTCCAGTTCATGGGGGAGAAGCCCTTCTCCGACGTGGTCATCCACGGCCTCGTCCGCGACGACAAGGGCCGCAAGATGTCGAAGACGCTGGGCAATGTCGTCGACCCGCTCGGCCTCATCGACGAGTTCGGTGCCGATGCGCTGCGCTTCGCGCTCGTGGCACAGGCGAGCCAGGGCTCGGACGTGAAGTTCGCCCGCTCGCGCGTCGAGGGCTATCGCAACTTCGCGACCAAGCTGTGGAACGCCGCCCGCTTCGCCGAGATGAACGAGTGCCGCCGTGTCGAGGGCTTCGACCCCAGGGCGGTGAAGACGACGCTCGCCAAGTGGATCGTCGGCGAGACGGCCAAGGCCGTCGCCGAGACCGCCGCGGCCATCGAGGCCTACAAGTACAACGAGGCGGCCGGCGCGGCCTACCGCTTCGTCTGGAACATCTTCTGCGACTGGTTCCTGGAGTTCGCCAAGCCCATCTTCACCGGCACGGACGAGGCCGCCAAGGCCGAGGTCCGCGCCGCGACCGCCTGGACGCTCGACCAGATCCTGAAGCTCCTGCACCCGTTCATGCCCTTCATCACCGAGGAGCTCTGGACGGTGACGGGCGAGGCGGGCCCGGCGCGGGCGAGCGTGCTGGCGCTCGCCGACTGGCCGGCCCTCGATGGCCTCGTCGACCCGGACGCGGAGGCCGAGATCGGCTGGCTGGTGGATGCGATCAGCGCGATCCGCTCGGTGCGGGCCGAGATGAACGTCGCTCCAGCGACGCAGGTGCCGCTTGTGCTCATCGCGCCATCGGACAAGACGACAGCTGTCTCAGGCCGTTATGGCGATTTGCTCAACCGCCTTGCGAGGCTCTCCGGCATCTCCTCGGCCGGTGAGGCGCCCGCCGGCTCGGTCCAGCTGGTGGTGCGCGGCGAGACCCTCGCCCTGCCCATGGCGGGCCTCATCGACGTCGCAGCCGAGCGGACGCGCCTCGCCAAGGCGCTGAAGGAGGCCGAGGGCGACATCGCGCGCTGCGACGGCAAGCTGAACAACGCCAACTTCATGGCCCGCGCGGCGGAAGACGTCATCGCCGAGCAGCACGAGAAGCGCGCCGAGGCGGTGGAGCGCAAGGCCAGCATCGAGACGGCCTTGCTGCGGCTGACCGCGCTGGGCTGA
- a CDS encoding MFS transporter, producing the protein MTPETAAPAAEDAIPWRSLMILGSASFASSAALRFCDPLLPKLANAFSTTPGAAAIVVTTYSVAYGGFQLVTGPLGDRYGKVRLVSLGAILCGLFTIACAFAVSLDQIAILRLLAGLTGAAIIPNCLAFIGDTIPASQRQAVLARYMIFMSAGAVSGQAIGGIIADAFGWHAVFLMVGAFLVIAGTVLTLQLRTNPVLSKRSALPQGGLAGSFRQIAASGRTPMGRLVLATVFMEACFYIGAFTFLGAYLRSEFAISYTAIGALTALSALGAVIYSSAAPALLARYTQATLFVGAALAFSASFALLAVAPVLALVAIAIVIGGASFALFHNALQNLATQMNPEARGASIATFAFCFFAGQTAGVFASSFVYDHWGAVPLFAGSAILMPLLILWFRGRLAALRSA; encoded by the coding sequence ATGACGCCGGAAACCGCCGCCCCCGCTGCCGAAGACGCCATTCCGTGGCGCTCGCTCATGATCCTGGGGTCGGCGAGCTTCGCCTCGTCGGCGGCGTTGCGCTTCTGCGATCCCCTCCTGCCGAAGCTCGCCAACGCCTTCTCCACCACGCCGGGCGCGGCGGCGATCGTCGTGACGACCTATTCGGTGGCCTATGGCGGCTTCCAGCTCGTCACCGGCCCGCTCGGCGACCGCTACGGCAAGGTGCGCCTCGTCTCGCTCGGCGCCATTCTCTGCGGCCTTTTCACCATTGCCTGCGCCTTTGCCGTCAGCCTCGACCAGATCGCCATCCTGCGCCTGCTCGCCGGCCTCACCGGCGCAGCCATCATCCCCAACTGCCTCGCCTTCATCGGCGACACCATTCCGGCCTCCCAGCGGCAGGCGGTGCTGGCCCGCTACATGATCTTCATGAGCGCCGGGGCGGTGAGCGGCCAGGCCATCGGCGGCATCATCGCCGACGCCTTCGGCTGGCACGCGGTCTTCCTGATGGTCGGCGCCTTCCTGGTCATCGCCGGCACGGTGCTGACGCTGCAATTGCGCACCAATCCCGTCCTGTCGAAGCGCTCGGCCCTGCCGCAGGGCGGCCTTGCCGGCTCGTTCCGCCAGATCGCCGCCAGCGGCCGCACGCCAATGGGGCGGCTGGTGCTGGCCACCGTCTTCATGGAGGCGTGCTTCTACATCGGCGCCTTCACCTTCCTCGGCGCCTATCTGCGGTCCGAATTCGCGATCAGCTACACCGCCATCGGCGCGCTGACGGCGCTGAGCGCGCTGGGAGCCGTGATCTACTCCTCCGCCGCGCCGGCCCTGCTCGCCCGCTACACCCAGGCGACGCTCTTCGTCGGGGCCGCCCTCGCCTTCTCGGCCAGCTTCGCGCTTCTCGCCGTGGCGCCGGTCCTCGCTTTGGTGGCGATCGCCATCGTCATCGGCGGGGCGAGCTTCGCCCTCTTCCACAACGCCCTGCAGAATCTGGCGACGCAGATGAACCCGGAGGCGCGCGGAGCTTCCATCGCCACCTTCGCCTTCTGCTTCTTCGCGGGACAGACGGCCGGCGTCTTCGCCTCAAGCTTCGTCTACGACCACTGGGGTGCCGTTCCGCTCTTCGCGGGATCGGCGATCCTCATGCCCCTGCTGATCCTGTGGTTCCGCGGACGGCTGGCCGCCCTGCGATCGGCCTGA
- a CDS encoding TolC family outer membrane protein has product MTGATRSRAGSAAAVSVAILALSLTAPPARAQSIEQTLVQTYRNNPDLNAARAGVRVANEGVPAALSGYRPSVSATITAAGQYSESSVGARGTNSNGVPVTVAGSRSTSRLEPRAATLSVTQTLYDGNRTTNTVRQADQNVLVARETLRNTEQTVLLSAATAHMNVLREQAVLELRRRNVEVLREQLRATRDRFNVGEVTRTDVALAESSLQAAIATATGAESDLANARAVYQQQVGVLPARLVPARTVERLLPRTLDSAILAGQTEHPSIIGARHGADAQMLQVRIAESALYPTLGLSGTVTRAAEQAVTSGQSLTASLGVTLTIPIFANGGRDFATIRQAKETYGQRRIQIETAAASVRQAVMQSWAALEAARAQIQAAEVQVRSQEIAVNGIREEYKVGQRTIIDVLNAQQNLTEARVALVRAQRDRVVLSYSVLSAMGRLNAPRLALQTEIFDPTQHYNQVRDQWIGLRTPDGR; this is encoded by the coding sequence ATGACCGGAGCCACGAGGTCTCGTGCCGGCTCCGCGGCGGCAGTCTCCGTCGCGATCCTCGCCCTTTCCCTGACTGCTCCCCCCGCCCGGGCGCAGTCCATCGAGCAGACGCTCGTCCAGACCTATCGCAACAACCCCGACCTCAATGCCGCCCGTGCGGGCGTTCGCGTCGCCAATGAAGGCGTGCCGGCCGCGCTGTCGGGCTATCGTCCGTCGGTCAGCGCGACGATCACCGCGGCAGGCCAGTATTCGGAATCCAGCGTGGGTGCACGCGGGACCAATTCCAACGGCGTGCCGGTGACGGTCGCCGGGTCGCGGAGCACGTCGCGCCTGGAGCCCCGCGCGGCCACCCTGTCGGTGACGCAGACGCTGTATGACGGCAATCGCACCACCAACACGGTCCGCCAGGCCGACCAGAACGTTCTGGTGGCGCGGGAGACCCTTCGCAACACCGAACAGACCGTGCTGCTGTCCGCCGCCACCGCGCACATGAACGTGCTGCGCGAACAGGCGGTGCTGGAACTGCGCCGCCGCAACGTCGAGGTCCTGCGGGAGCAGCTGCGCGCGACCCGTGACCGCTTCAATGTCGGCGAAGTCACCCGCACCGACGTGGCGCTGGCCGAATCGTCGCTCCAGGCGGCCATCGCCACGGCGACGGGTGCCGAATCCGATCTCGCCAATGCCCGCGCCGTCTACCAGCAGCAGGTGGGTGTGCTTCCCGCTCGCCTGGTTCCGGCCCGCACAGTCGAGCGGCTGCTGCCGCGCACGCTCGATTCGGCCATTCTCGCCGGACAGACCGAGCATCCCTCGATCATCGGCGCCCGCCACGGTGCGGATGCGCAGATGCTCCAGGTCCGCATTGCGGAATCGGCGCTCTATCCGACGCTCGGCCTCAGCGGCACCGTGACCCGCGCCGCCGAACAGGCCGTGACCAGCGGCCAGTCGCTCACCGCCTCGCTCGGCGTCACGCTGACGATCCCGATCTTCGCCAATGGCGGTCGCGACTTTGCGACGATCCGCCAGGCCAAGGAGACCTACGGCCAGCGTCGCATCCAGATCGAGACGGCCGCAGCCAGCGTCCGTCAGGCGGTGATGCAGTCCTGGGCCGCCCTCGAGGCCGCCCGTGCGCAGATCCAGGCTGCCGAAGTTCAGGTTCGCTCGCAGGAGATCGCCGTCAACGGCATCCGCGAGGAGTACAAGGTCGGCCAGCGCACCATCATCGACGTGCTGAATGCCCAGCAGAACCTCACCGAGGCCCGCGTGGCGCTCGTCCGCGCCCAGCGGGACCGGGTCGTGCTGTCCTATTCGGTGCTCTCGGCGATGGGTCGTCTCAATGCCCCGCGTCTGGCGCTGCAGACCGAGATCTTCGACCCGACCCAGCACTACAACCAGGTGCGCGACCAGTGGATCGGTCTGCGCACGCCGGACGGTCGCTAA
- a CDS encoding protein-L-isoaspartate O-methyltransferase family protein yields the protein MDFARARRTMVDTQIRVNDVTDTRIVNALMAVPREDFVPDSLKALAYLDDDISLGGEPARYLIETMVLARMIQTAAVGEQDRVLDVGAATGYSSAVLGRIAAEVVALEQDGALVGVARGTLAGDANVTVVEGPLTGGAAAKAPFDVIVVEGAVEQVPPALLDQLAEGGRLVAVVGHGRAAKCLVHTRIGAEISIRQAFDAAIPPLPGFEKPRGFVF from the coding sequence ATGGACTTCGCCCGCGCGCGCCGCACCATGGTCGATACCCAGATCCGCGTGAACGACGTCACCGACACGCGCATCGTCAATGCGCTCATGGCCGTGCCGCGCGAGGATTTTGTCCCCGACTCGCTGAAGGCCCTGGCCTATCTCGATGACGACATCTCGCTGGGCGGTGAGCCCGCGCGCTATCTCATCGAGACCATGGTGCTGGCGCGCATGATCCAGACCGCCGCTGTCGGCGAGCAGGACCGCGTCCTCGATGTCGGCGCTGCCACCGGTTATTCCAGCGCCGTGCTGGGACGAATCGCAGCCGAGGTCGTGGCTCTCGAACAGGACGGCGCGCTTGTCGGCGTCGCCCGCGGCACGCTGGCCGGCGATGCCAATGTCACGGTGGTGGAAGGGCCGCTCACCGGCGGCGCCGCCGCCAAGGCTCCCTTCGACGTGATCGTGGTGGAAGGCGCTGTCGAGCAGGTGCCGCCGGCCCTTCTCGACCAGCTCGCCGAGGGCGGCCGCCTCGTTGCGGTGGTCGGCCATGGCCGCGCGGCCAAGTGTCTCGTCCACACCCGAATCGGTGCCGAGATCAGCATCCGGCAGGCCTTCGATGCCGCCATCCCGCCGCTTCCGGGCTTCGAGAAGCCGCGCGGTTTCGTCTTCTGA
- the ilvD gene encoding dihydroxy-acid dehydratase has translation MTFDKSKLPSRHVTEGPSRAPHRSYLYAMGLTTKQIHQPFVGVATCWNEAAPCNIALMRQAQAVKKGVEAAQGTPREFCTITVTDGIAMGHAGMKSSLPSREIIADSVELSMRGHAYDALVGLAGCDKSLPGMMMAMIRLNVPSIFIYGGSILPGTFRGKQVTVQDLFEAVGQHSVGAMSDEDLDELERVGAPSAGACGAQFTANTMATVSEAIGLALPYSAGAPAPYDIRDSFCYAAGEKVMELIARGIRPRDIVTRKSLENAATVVAASGGSTNAALHLPAMAHECGIKFDLFDVAEIFKRTPYIADLKPGGKYVAKDMFEAGGIPLLMKALLDGGFLHGDCMTVTGRTMAENLAKVRWNPDQDVVYPTSKPITKTGGVVGLKGNLAPEGAIVKVAGMKKLKFKGPARCFDREEECFKAVTDRTIREGEVIVIRYEGPKGGPGMREMLATTAALYGQGMGDKVALITDGRFSGATRGFCIGHVGPEAQVGGPIALLRDGDMIEIDAVKGTLKVRLTAAELRARKKEWTGPKPTEYGAGAIWKYAQQVGPAVDGAVTHPGGAGEKHVYADI, from the coding sequence ATGACGTTCGACAAGTCCAAACTGCCCAGCCGCCACGTGACGGAGGGGCCGTCCCGGGCTCCCCATCGCTCCTATCTCTACGCGATGGGTCTCACCACCAAGCAGATCCACCAGCCCTTCGTCGGCGTGGCCACCTGCTGGAACGAGGCCGCGCCCTGCAACATCGCGCTGATGCGCCAGGCGCAGGCGGTGAAGAAGGGCGTCGAGGCGGCCCAGGGCACGCCCCGCGAGTTCTGCACCATCACCGTGACCGACGGCATCGCCATGGGTCATGCCGGCATGAAGTCCTCGCTCCCCTCCCGCGAGATCATCGCCGACTCGGTCGAACTGTCCATGCGCGGCCACGCCTATGACGCGCTGGTCGGCCTTGCGGGCTGCGACAAGTCGCTGCCGGGTATGATGATGGCGATGATCCGCCTCAACGTGCCGTCGATCTTCATCTATGGCGGCTCGATCCTGCCCGGCACGTTCCGCGGCAAGCAGGTCACCGTCCAGGATCTCTTCGAGGCCGTCGGTCAGCACTCGGTCGGCGCCATGAGCGACGAGGACCTCGACGAACTGGAGCGCGTCGGCGCGCCCTCCGCCGGCGCCTGCGGCGCCCAGTTCACCGCCAACACCATGGCCACCGTCTCCGAGGCCATCGGTCTCGCGCTGCCTTACTCGGCCGGCGCCCCGGCTCCCTACGACATCCGCGATTCCTTCTGCTACGCCGCCGGCGAGAAGGTGATGGAGCTGATCGCCCGGGGCATCCGCCCGCGCGACATCGTCACCCGCAAGTCGCTGGAGAATGCCGCGACCGTTGTCGCCGCCTCGGGCGGCTCGACCAATGCCGCGCTCCACCTGCCGGCCATGGCCCATGAATGCGGCATCAAGTTCGACCTGTTCGACGTCGCCGAGATCTTCAAGCGCACGCCCTACATCGCCGACCTGAAGCCGGGCGGTAAGTATGTCGCCAAGGACATGTTCGAGGCCGGCGGCATCCCGCTGCTGATGAAGGCGCTGCTGGACGGCGGCTTCCTGCATGGCGACTGCATGACCGTCACCGGCCGCACCATGGCGGAGAACCTCGCCAAGGTGCGCTGGAACCCCGACCAGGACGTCGTCTATCCGACCTCCAAGCCCATCACCAAGACCGGCGGCGTCGTCGGCCTCAAGGGCAACCTCGCCCCGGAGGGCGCGATCGTGAAGGTCGCGGGCATGAAGAAACTGAAGTTCAAGGGCCCGGCCCGCTGCTTCGACCGCGAGGAGGAGTGCTTCAAGGCCGTCACCGACCGCACCATCCGGGAGGGCGAGGTCATCGTCATCCGCTACGAGGGCCCGAAGGGTGGCCCCGGCATGCGCGAGATGCTGGCGACGACTGCGGCCCTCTACGGCCAGGGCATGGGCGACAAGGTCGCCCTCATCACCGATGGCCGCTTCTCCGGCGCCACCCGCGGTTTCTGCATCGGCCATGTCGGCCCCGAGGCCCAGGTCGGCGGCCCGATCGCGCTCTTGCGCGACGGTGACATGATTGAGATCGATGCGGTCAAGGGAACGCTCAAGGTTCGCCTTACGGCCGCCGAATTGCGGGCGCGTAAGAAGGAATGGACTGGCCCGAAGCCGACGGAGTACGGCGCGGGCGCCATCTGGAAATATGCCCAGCAGGTCGGACCTGCGGTTGACGGTGCCGTGACCCATCCGGGCGGTGCCGGGGAAAAGCACGTCTATGCGGATATCTGA
- a CDS encoding PopZ family protein, whose protein sequence is MSQTAKANEPSMEEILASIRRIIADDEPAKPAAAKAAAPPPPPPPAPAPAAEEAPKSQDDIDALLAGFDAMEEEPAPPPPPPPPPKQDAPPPPPEPEILELSKADAVPERMGMIKPIAQRADLDFVDAAPPPPPPSYAPPAGPAPALLSAEAHAAVGAAFGSLANSMMVGSNRTIEDLLKDMLRPMLKTWLDDNLPQLVERLVRAEIERVSRGPGR, encoded by the coding sequence ATGTCACAGACGGCCAAGGCGAACGAACCGTCGATGGAGGAGATCCTCGCTTCGATTCGCCGCATCATCGCCGATGACGAACCGGCCAAGCCGGCGGCCGCCAAGGCAGCCGCTCCGCCGCCTCCACCGCCGCCCGCTCCCGCGCCCGCAGCCGAGGAAGCGCCGAAGTCGCAAGACGACATCGACGCTCTGCTCGCCGGCTTCGACGCGATGGAGGAGGAGCCCGCTCCCCCGCCACCGCCGCCGCCCCCGCCGAAACAGGACGCGCCGCCCCCGCCGCCGGAGCCCGAGATTCTCGAGCTCAGCAAGGCGGATGCCGTTCCCGAGCGGATGGGCATGATCAAGCCGATCGCCCAGCGCGCTGATCTCGATTTCGTCGATGCGGCTCCGCCGCCGCCCCCGCCGAGCTATGCGCCGCCGGCGGGTCCGGCGCCTGCGCTGCTGTCGGCCGAGGCCCATGCCGCTGTCGGTGCCGCCTTTGGCTCCCTCGCAAACTCGATGATGGTCGGGTCGAACCGCACCATCGAGGACCTGCTGAAGGACATGCTCCGGCCGATGCTCAAGACCTGGCTCGACGACAACCTGCCGCAGCTGGTGGAACGGCTGGTGCGGGCCGAGATCGAGCGCGTGTCGCGCGGCCCCGGCCGCTGA